Proteins from a single region of Schistocerca gregaria isolate iqSchGreg1 chromosome 3, iqSchGreg1.2, whole genome shotgun sequence:
- the LOC126353798 gene encoding uncharacterized protein LOC126353798 gives MSGKAAYSSPLGPRESVSSTGLNFNSFAKPLGQFSPRQFSSPSSSSPSSAQEGDFIPLGYSSPIKHPSQRGRGNWKGSRRSSNSPANSGFNSSCSPYAVNRPQKFSFNRRSRGGHGNSSSTSYSDDISLYVNHSMVEDPWSNLEKKLKNSRNSGASTVLMSDSDYMGDSQGNQSSTSSDDASS, from the exons ATGAGTGGTAAAGCAGCTTATAGCTCACCGTTAGGGCCTAGGGAATCAGTCAGTTCTACTGGTTTAAATTTCAACAGCTTCGCAAAGCCATTAGGGCAGTTTTCACCTCGTCAGTTTAGTTCTCCATCTAGTAGCTCGCCAAGTTCAGCACAAGAAGGAGATTTTATACCGCTTGGTTATAGTAGTCCTATAAAACACCCTAGTCAAAGAGGAAGGGGGAACTGGAAGGGGTCCCGTCGCAGTAGTAATAGCCCTGCTAATTCGGGTTTCAATTCTAGTTGCAGCCCGTACGCTGTAAATAGGCCGCAGAAGTTCTCTTTTAATAGGCGTAGTAGA GGAGGTCATGGAAATTCTAGCAGTACGAGTTATTCAGATGATATATCCCTATATGTCAACCATTCTATGGTTGAAGACCCCTGGTCTAACCTCGAGAAAAAGTTAAAGAACAGTAGAAATTCAGGTGCTAGCACCGTACTTATGAGTGATTCAGATTACATGGGCGACTCCCAGGGAAACCAAAGCAGCACGTCATCCGACGATGCATCATCATGA